The Streptomyces sp. GSL17-111 region GCTCCAGGCCCGAGGAGGGCTTCTCCAGCAGGGCGGTGAGGATGGCGTGCGGCAGGGACATGTCCGCATCCTAGGCACGCCGGGCGGCGGCGGTCAGAGGGCCGCCGCCAGCTCGGTCCCCTGCCGGATGGCGCGCTTGGCGTCCAGCTCGGCGGCGACGTCCGCGCCGCCGATGAGGTGGACGGTGTGCCCGGCGGCGCGCAGCTCCTCGTGCAGGTCGCGCCGGGGGTCCTGGCCCGTGCACAGGACGACGGTGTCGACGGGCAGGACGCGGGCGTCGCCGTCGACGGTGAGGTGGAGGCCGTCGTCGTCGATGCGGTCGTAGGTGGCTCCGGCGACCATGGTGACGCCGCGGTGCTTCAGCTCGGTGCGGTGGATCCAGCCGGTCGTCTTGCCGAGTCCGGCGCCGACCTTGGTGGTCTTGCGCTGGAGCAGGTGGACCGTGCGCGGCGGCTTGGGACGCTCGGGCTCGCGCAGTCCGCCACGGTCGCGGTACTCGGTGTCGACGCCCCACTGGCGGAAGTAGGTCTCCGGGTCGAGGCTGGCGGCGTCGCCGCCGTCGGTCAGGTACTCGGCGACGTCGAAGCCGATACCGCCGGCGCCGACGATCGCGACGCGTTCGCCGACGGGCGCGCCGTCGCGGAGCACGTCGAGGTAGCTGACGACGCTGGGGTGGTCGACGCCGGGGATGTCGGGGGTACGCGGGGTGACGCCGGTGGCTACGACGACCTCGTCGAAGGCGTCGGCGTCGGCCGTGGTGAAGGTGGTGCCGAGCCGGACGTCGACGCCGCGCAGGTCGAGCTGGGTGCGGTAGTAGCGCAGCGTCTCGTCGAACTCCTCCTTGCCCGGGATGCGCCGGGCGATGTCGAGCTGTCCGCCGATGTGGTCGGCGGCCTCGAAGAGGGTGACGGCGTGGCCGCGTTCGGCGGCGGAGACGGCGCAGGCCAGTCCGGCAGGGCCGGCGCCGACGACGGCGACGTTCTTGCGGCGCCGGGTGGGGGTGAGGACGAGTTCGGTCTCGTGGCAGGCGCGGGGGTTCACCAGGCAGGAGGTGATCTTGAGGTTGAACACGTGGTCCAGGCAGGCCTGGTTGCAGCCGATGCAGGTGTTGATGGTCTCGGCCCGGTCCTCGGCGGCCTTGGCGACGAACTCCGGGTCGGCGAGGAAGGGACGGGCCATGGAGACCATGTCCGCGTAACCGTCGGCGAGCAACTGCTCGGCCTTCTCCGGGGTGTTGATGCGGTTCGTCGTCACCAGCGGCACGGAGACCGTGCCCATCAGCCTCTTGGTGACCCAGCTGTAGGCGCCGCGCGGGACGGAGGTGACGATGGTGGGGATGCGGGCCTCGTGCCAGCCGATGCCGGTGTTGATGATGGTGGCCCCGGCCTCCTCGACGGCGCGGGCCAGCGTCACGACCTCCTCCAGCGTGGAGCCGCCGGGCACGAGGTCGAGCATGGAGAGCCGGTAGACGAGGATGAAGTCCGGGCCGACGCGTTCGCGGACGCGCCGGACGATCTCCACGGGGAAGCGCATGCGGTTCTCGTAGGAGCCGCCCCAGCGGTCGGTGCGCCGGTTGGTCGCCGAGACGATGAACTCGTTGATGAGGTAGCCCTCGGAGCCCATGATCTCGACGCCGTCGTAGCCCGCGCCCCGGGCGAGCTCGGCGGCGCGCGCGAAGTCGTCGATCGTCTGCTCGATCTCGGCGTCGGTCAGGGCGTGCGGGACGTGGGCGCTGATCGGGGCCTGGAGCGCGCTGGGGGCGACGAGGTCGGGGTGGTGGGCGTACCGGCCGAAGTGGAGGAGCTGGCAGGCGATGCGTCCGCCCTCGCGGTGGACGGCGTCGGTGACGACGCGGTGCTGCGCGGCCTCGGCCTCGGTGGTGAGCGCGGCGCCGCCGTCCCAGGGGCGGCCGGCGTCGTTGGGGGCGATGCCGCCGGTGACGATGAGCCCGACGCCGCCCCGGGCGCGCTCGGCGTAGAAGGCGGCCATCCGCTCGAAGCCGTTCTCGGCCTCCTCCAGGCCCACGTGCATCGAGCCCATGACGACCCGGTTGGGCAGGGTCGTGAACCCCAGGTCGAGCGGCTGCAACAGATTCGGGTACCGGCTCACGTCCACACTCCTTCGCCTCCACGGGCTGCCGGTACGAGATTATGCAACAAGGTGCACAAGGCGGAAGGTCCGCCCCGACGCGGGCCGCATGAGCTGTGCCACACCACGCGTGCTCCATCCGTTCGCGAGCCGCCGCTCCTAGCGTGGCCCCGCGGTGAAGGACGCGACGGGGAGGCGGTGGCCGCGTGGAGGTGCACCGGCGGACGATGTGGCGGAAGGCGCCCGACGGCAGCGGCTACCGCGTCCGGCGGTCGTTCCCCTCCCGGCCGCCGAACGCCACCGTCCTCCTCGCCGGGCCCAGCGCCGTCACCACCCTCGACGGTGACGGCACCGACGCCCGCCTCCTCGCCCGGCTGACGGACGGGCTGGTCGCCGCCGGGGCCCAGGTCCTCGCCTGCGACATGCCCGCCCGCGCCCCCGGCCGCCTCGTCGACGAGGACGACGAGCGGGCGCGCGTCGAGCGGCTGGAGGGGCTGCTCCGGGCCCACCGTCACGTGGCGACCGGGCCCGTCAGCCTGGTCGGCTTCTCCGTCAGCGGCCTGGCCGTGCTGCGGCTGCTGGAGTCCGGCCGCGTCCCGCGCCTGGACCGCGTCCTCCTCGTCGGCACGATGCTCGACGAGGAGGCCTTCATCGACACCCGCGTCGACTCGGTCGACCTCGTCTACGGCAGCCTCGACCTCGTCGGCTACCTCACCGACGGGCAGGCCGAGCGCCCCGGCAGCCTGCCCCCGGCCGTCCTCGGGCCCGAGATGTACGGGGAGTGGTCGGCACGGCGCGTCGTCGGACGCCACCCGCTGACCGTACGCGTGCAACTCCTCGAAGGACTCGGGCACACCCTCCAACCCCTCGTCCCCGGCCCGGTGCGCGACCCGGTGGCGGCGCTCACGGAGTGGACCGTCCGGCCCTCCGGCTGACGTCCGCCCGCCCCGCCCGCCGCGCCGCACCGCCGCACCACCCAGGAACCGAGGAGGCCCCCGTGTCCCCGCTCACCCCCGAACAGCCCGTCGTCGTCGTCGGAGCCGGACCGACCGGGCTGACCCTCGCCTGCGAACTGGCCGCCGCGGGGGTCCCCTGCACCGTCCTCGAACGACGCGCCGCCCCGGCCGACGGCCGGCGGTCCGTCGCGCTCTACAGCCGCACCATGGAGGTGCTGCACCTGCGCGGGCACGCCGAGGAGCTGGCCGCCGCCGGACGGCCCGTCCGCCGCATGGCCGTCGGCACCGCGCCGGCCCTCGACTTCGGCGTCCTCGACTCGCCCTACCCGTACGTCAACGTCGTCCCGCAGAGCACCACCGAGGAAGTGCTCGCACGCCGCGCGGCCGACCTCGGCGTCACCGTCCAGCGCGAGGCGGAGGTCACCGAGCTGCGCCAGGACGGGGACGGCGTCACCCTGCGCGTACGCGCACCGGGGCGGGAGTGGGAGGAACGGGCGGAGTACGTCGTCGGCTGCGACGGCGCGCACAGCGCCGTCCGCGAGGTGTCCGGCCTCACCCTGCGCGGTCACACCTACGCCATGGCGCCCCTGCTCGCCGACGTCCACCTGCGCAGGCCGCTGCCGCGCGAGGTGCTCGTCCTGCCGGGCCGGGGCGGCGTCGTCGTCTCCGTCCCCTACGCCGACGGCTCCTACCGGCTCGCCGTCGCCCGCCCCGACCACGGCTGGCGGCCACAGGCGGCCACGCTCGTCGAGCTCCGCGCCGCCCTCGCCGCGACGCTCGACCACGACCCCGAGCCGTACGACGCCCGGTGGCTGGCCCGGTTCAAGGTGCACCAGCGGATCGTCGACCGGTACCGCACCGGCCGCGTCCTGCTCGCCGGGGACGCCGCCCACCTGCACTCACCCCTCGGCGGCCAGGGGCTGAACCTCGGCATCCAGGACGCCGTCAACCTCGGCTGGAAGCTCGCCGCCCGGGTGCGGGGCTGGGCCCCGCCCGGCCTGCTCGACTCCTACGAGGCCGAGCGGCGTCCCCACGCCGAGGCCGTGCTGCGGGCCACCGACCGGGCGACGCGGCTGGCCACCGGCACCTCCCTCGCCGAACGCACCGCGCGCAGCGCCGCGTTGGCGGGCCTGCGGTCGTCCCGACGCCGTCACACGGCCGCGCGGCTGCTCGCCGGCCTGCACACCGACCACACCTCCCGACCCGGCCCGGGTACCCGGCTCCCCCACTGCACCCTGCCGCTGCCTGGTGCGGCGCCGGTCCGCGCCGACGAACTCATGCGCGACGGCCGGTTCCTGCTGCTCGACCTGACCGCCGACGGGGCGGCGGCCGCCGCCGCCGAGCCGTGGGGCGGCCGGGTCTGCGTCGTCCACACCGGCGGCCCGTGCGCCGAACTCCCCGGCCTCGGCGCGGCGCTGGTCCGGCCCGACGCCCACCTCGCCTGGACGTCCGCCCGCCCCGGCCCGGACGCCGTCACCGACGCCCTCCGCCACCACTGCGGCCCCACCCCACTCCCCGGCACGTCCCCCCACCCCACCTCCACCCCGGGCCGTGGCGCGGTCACCAGGTGACGGGGAGGGTGAGGAGGCCGCGGGCGCGGATGGTGGGGCGGTGGCGCAGGTCGGCGCGGGGGACGTCGAGGCGCAGGCCGGGCAGCCGTTCCAGCAGGACGGCGAGGGCGGTCTCCGTCTCCATGCGGGCCAACGGGGCGCCGAGGCAGTAGTGGACGCCGTGGCCGAGGGCGAGGTGGCCGGAGCCGCCTGAGGCTGGGTGCGGGGTGTCGGGGGCGTCGAAGCGCGCCGGGTCGCGGTTGGCGGAGGCGAGGGAGAGCAGCACCGTCTCCCCGGCGGGGACGGTGACGCCGTCGATGTCCAGGTCCTCGACGGGGAACCGCCGGATGGCCAGGGGCGCCGGGCCGTCGAAACGGGCCAGTTCGTCCACGGCCGGGGCCAGGAGGGCCGGTTCGGCGCGGAGGCGGGCCAGGACGTCGGGGTGGTCGAGGAGGGCGAGGACGGAGTTGCCGATGAGGTGGACGGTGTTCTCGTACCCGGCGAAGAGGATGAGGAAGGCGAGGGAGGTGAGTTCGTCCTCGGTGAGCCGGTCGCCGTCCTCGTCGCGGGCGGCGATCAGGTCGGAGATCAGGTCGTCGCCGGGCGTGGCGCGCTTGTCGGCGATGAGACCGGTGTAGAAGCGGAGCATCGCGCCGACGGCCTGCTTCGCGGCCTCGGGGCGGGCCGGGTCGGGGGTGATGAGGGTGTCGGTCCAGGAGCGGAAGTCGGGGCGGTCGGCGGCCGGTACGCCGAGCAGGTCGCAGATGACGGTGATGGGCAGCGGCGCGGCGTAGGCGGCGACGAGGTCGGCGCGGCCGTCCGGCTCGACGGCGTCCAGCAGCGTGTGGGCCAGGGTGCGGACGGGTGCGCGCAGCTTCTCGACGCGGCCGGGGGTGAAGGCCCGCGCCACGAGCCGCCGGACGCGGGTGTGGTCGGGCGGGTCCATGTTCAGGAGGTTGGCGTCCAGGGCGGGCGGCAGGTTGAAGCCGGTGTAGTTGCCCGGCAGGGCGTGGCGCCGGTCCAGGGCGAGGCGCGGGTCGCCCAGCGCCCGGCGGACGTCCTCGTACCGGGTGACGAGCCAGGCGGGCTTCCCGTCCGTGCCGGTGATCCGGTGCACGGGCCCGGCCGTGCGGAGTTCGGCGTAGACGGCGTAGGGGTCGTCGATCAGGGTCCGGGGATCCACGGACCGCACACTCTCCAGCATCCCCCAAGTGTCTCCGTACGCGGCGCCCGTTGACGACACGCGACACCCGGGCGCCGGGCACCCGGCACCGGCGCGCGGCGGTCAGCCGGCCCGGTGGCGGGTGTGGTGGCGGTGGGCCTTTGCGCGGTTGCCGCAGCCGGCCATCGAGCACCAGCGCCGGGTGCCGTTGCGGGAGACGTCGTAGAAGTGCAGCACGCAGGCGTCGTTCGCGCAGGCGCGGAGCCGTTCGGGATGCTCGGTGACCAGGTGCAGGTAGTTGTCCGCCGCGAGCCACGCCGGGTACCAGGACGCGTCGTCCACCTCGACGCGGCTGCGCGGCCCGTTCGGCTCCAGCGTCCGCCGGACGCGGCCGTGGGCCAGCACGGCGTTGAGGGCGTCGCGGGCCGCGTCGTCCGGGGACGGGGTGTCGATGACGGCCGCGAGGGCGGCGCGGGCGGCGCGGAGCCCATCGAGCGTGTCCGGTGTGGCCGGGACCGGCTGGCCGCCGAGCGCGCGGGAGACGGAGGGGTCGGCGAGCCATACGGCGAGCCCGTCGACCCCGGTGAGGAGGTCGTGCGGCGTCCCGCCGTCGATCCAGCGCGTGTTGAGCAGGTCGACGGCGAGGGGTTCGCCGGTCAGCGGCCGGGGGTCGGGGGTGTCGGGCATGGGGAGTCTCTTCCTCCGGTCGGGCGGGTCCACCGCCACGGTAACCGGTCATTCCGAGATCACCGGTTGACCCGCACTCTGACTAACCGTTAAAGTCATTTTCAACGGTTGCGGGATCGCCCGTGACTCCGGGTGAAGGGCGTGTGATCAACCATGAGCAGGGCCAGCAACCTCCAGACCGGCCACGTCGGACTCAACGTCACCGACATGAACCGCTCACTCGGCTTCTACCGGCAGGTCTTCGGCTTCGACGTGCTCGCCGAGGGCAAGGAGGACGGCCGCCGCTGGGCGTTCCTCGGGCGCGGCGAGCACCTGATGGTGACGCTGTGGCAGCAGAGCGAGGGCGTCTTCGCCACGGACCGCCCGGGTCTGCACCACCTGTCCTTCCAGGTGGACACGGTCGAGGAGGTCAGGGCCACCGAGCGGACGCTGCGGGAGCTGGGCGCGGCGTTCCGCTACGACGGGGTCGTGCCGCACGGCGAGAACGCCACCTCCGGCGGCATCTTCTTCACCGACCCCGACGGCACCCGGCTGGAGGTCTACGCCCCGACCGGTGCCGACCCGGCGGACGCCCCCACGGCCGGTGCCCCGACCTGCGGCTTCTTCTAGACCGTCCCGAGCGCCGGGCCGTTCGGCCCCCTCCCGAAAGGACCTCCCGTGGCCACGTACCACCGGGGTGAGGCCGCGGCGCAGCAGCGCGCCGGCCTCACCGGGCAGGCCGCCCTCTCCCTCGCGGCGATCGGCACCGAGGTGCCCCCGGTCGCCGAACGTTTCCTGGAGCAGCAGCCGATGATCGTGGTGGGCGCGGCGGACGGCGACGGCCGCCTCTGGGCGAGCCCGCTGACCGGGGCCCCGGGTTTCCTCACGGTGCCCGCCCCCGGTTCGCTCAGCGTCGACGCCCTGCCGCTCGCGGAGGACCCGCTGGCCGAGGTGCTCACGGACCCGGCGCGCAGGGGGCCGGACGCCGTACCCGTCGGCATGATCGCCCTCGAACCGGCCACGCGGCGCCGCATGCGGGTCAACGGGCGGGCCGAAGCCCGTCCCGGCGGGCTGCGCGTGGCGCTCGACCAGGTCATCGCCAACTGCCCCAAGTACCTGCAGAAGCGCACCCACCGGCTGCTCGACCCGGCCGAGCGAAAGGCGGCGGACACCGGGCGCCGCGTCACGCACGGAACGGCGCTGACGGACGCGCAGCAGCGGACGGTCAAGCTGGCCGACACGTTCTTCGTCGCCACCGCCTCCGACCGGGGGGACGCCGACGCCTCGCACCGGGGCGGCCGGCCCGGCTTCGTCCGCGTCCTCGGCCCGACCCTGCTGCGCTGGCCGGACTACGTGGGCAACGCCATGCTCCTGACGCTGGGGAACCTGGAGGTCAACCCGGCGGCCGGGCTGCTCTTCCCCGGCTGGGAGGACGGCTCCGCACTGCACCTCTCCGGCACCGCGCGCACGGTGTGGGACGCCGCCGGGTCCGCCGACGTCCCCGGGGCCCAGCGCATGGTCGAGTTCTCCGTCACGCAGGTGCGGGAGATCACCGCCGCCTCACCGCTGCGCTGGTCGGACCCCGAGTACTCGCGCTTCAACCCCCCGGCGCGCTGACGCACGTCGCCGACCCCACGCAACCACCCACCCCACCGAGGAGCCCCCATGCGGATCACCGTCGACCTGGACCGGTGCGAGAGCCACGGCCAGTGCGTGTTCGCCGCCCCCGAGATCTTCGCCTTCGACGACGACCGCATCGTCCACGACGCCGCGCCCCCCGAGTCGCTGCGCGAACGCGCCGAGACGGCCGCCGCCCTGTGCCCGCTGCGCGCCGTCACCGTGACGGACGCGGAGTGAGGCCCCACGGGAACGGCCGCCATCTGGTCGTCGTCGGGGCCTCCCTCGCCGGGTCACGGGCCGTGCGGGCGCTGCGGAGCCGGGGCTTCGGCGGGACGATCACGGTCGTCGGCGCCGAGCGACGACCGCCCTACGACCGGCCGCCGCTGTCCAAAGGGGCGCTGACGGCGGCCGTGGCGCCCGACGGCCCCCCGCCGCCGCTGCCCCTGCCCCTGCCCCTGCCCCTGCCCGAGGGACCGGACGTCCGCCTGCTCCTCGGCCGCCGGGCGACGCGCCTCGACCCGGCGGCCCGCCTGCTGCACCTGGCCGACGACGAGGCGGTCCGGTACGACGGGCTGCTCGTCGCCACCGGAGCCACCGCCCGGACGTGGCCCCCGGGCCCGGAGCCGCTGCCGCCCACCGTGCTCACCCTGCGGACGTGGGAGGACGCGCTGGCGGTGCGGGCCCGGCTGGCCCCCGGACGCCGACTCGTCGTCGTCGGCGCGGGGTTCCTGGGCGGCGAGATCGCCGCGTCGGCCCGGGCGCGCGGAGCGCACGTCACGCTGGTCGAGGCCGAGCCGCAGCCGCTGCACCGGGCGATCGGGGCCGAGGCGGGCGGCTACGTCGCCGCCCTGCACCGCAGGGCCGGGGTCGAGCTGCGGACGGGCACGGTGGTCACCGGTTTCCGCACCGGCCGCGAGGGCGCCCTCAGTGCCGTGGAACTGTCCGACGGTGCGGTGGTCCCGGCCGACACGGCGGTGCTCGCCCTCGGTGCCCGACCGGCCACCGAATGGCTCAGCGGCTCGGGCGCCGCGCTGGCGCACGGTGTGCGGTGCGACGCGTACCTGCGGGTGCTGGACGGGGACGGCCGGCCGCTGCCCGGCGTCGTCGCCGCCGGGGACGTCGCCCGCGTCCCGCATCCGCTGGCCGACGGTGAGGAGATCCAGCTCGGCCACTGGACCAACGCCGTCGAGCAGGCGCTGACCGCCGCGTACACGCTGATCCACCCCGAGGCGCCCCGACCGTTCGCCGGGGTGCCCTCCTTCTGGTCGGACCTGTACGGCACCTCGCTGCGCTCCGTTGGCCTCCCCGCCCGGGGCGAGGCACGGGTGCACGAACTCGACCTCGAAGCGGGCCGGTTGGAGGTCACCTACCACCGGGACGGGCGGCTGGTCGGGGCCCTGACCACAGGACGGCCGGGACGCCTCGCCGCCCACCGCGCCACCCTGGCCCGGCGCCTCCACACCGCCGGGGCCGGCCCGGCCCGGTAGCCCCCGCGCCCGCCGGACGGGGACGGCGCGGAGGCGGCGGGGGGACGGCGCACGTGTATTGCCGTGGGGTCGGGGCGGGGGCTAGCTTCGCCGGGTATCCCCCCACCGGTACGGAGCCATGCATGCCTGACGCGGTCCTTCGTCGTGCCGAGACGCCCGTTCTGGTGGGACGGACGGGGGAGCTGCACGCGCTGCTGGACGCCCTCACGCACCCCCCGGCCGTCGTGCTCGTCGAGGGCGAGGCGGGGATCGGCAAGACGCGACTCGTCCGGGAGGCGCTGGGGCACGTCTCGGTGCGCGGCCGCACGGTGCTGACCGGTGGGTGCCACCCGCTGCGCGAACCGTTCCCGTACGGGCCGGTGTTCGAGCTGCTGCGGCGGCTGGAGGGCAGGCTGCCGGCGGAGCTGAACCCGGTCTGCGGGGCGTTGCGGCCCTACCTGCCCGAGCTGGCCGAAGGGCTGCCGCCCGCGCCGGAGCCGCTCGCCGACCAGCGCGTCGACCAGCACCGGCTGTTCCGGGCCGTGCGGGCGCTGCTGGAGGACGTCGG contains the following coding sequences:
- a CDS encoding NADPH-dependent 2,4-dienoyl-CoA reductase — its product is MSRYPNLLQPLDLGFTTLPNRVVMGSMHVGLEEAENGFERMAAFYAERARGGVGLIVTGGIAPNDAGRPWDGGAALTTEAEAAQHRVVTDAVHREGGRIACQLLHFGRYAHHPDLVAPSALQAPISAHVPHALTDAEIEQTIDDFARAAELARGAGYDGVEIMGSEGYLINEFIVSATNRRTDRWGGSYENRMRFPVEIVRRVRERVGPDFILVYRLSMLDLVPGGSTLEEVVTLARAVEEAGATIINTGIGWHEARIPTIVTSVPRGAYSWVTKRLMGTVSVPLVTTNRINTPEKAEQLLADGYADMVSMARPFLADPEFVAKAAEDRAETINTCIGCNQACLDHVFNLKITSCLVNPRACHETELVLTPTRRRKNVAVVGAGPAGLACAVSAAERGHAVTLFEAADHIGGQLDIARRIPGKEEFDETLRYYRTQLDLRGVDVRLGTTFTTADADAFDEVVVATGVTPRTPDIPGVDHPSVVSYLDVLRDGAPVGERVAIVGAGGIGFDVAEYLTDGGDAASLDPETYFRQWGVDTEYRDRGGLREPERPKPPRTVHLLQRKTTKVGAGLGKTTGWIHRTELKHRGVTMVAGATYDRIDDDGLHLTVDGDARVLPVDTVVLCTGQDPRRDLHEELRAAGHTVHLIGGADVAAELDAKRAIRQGTELAAAL
- a CDS encoding cytochrome P450 family protein, with the protein product MLESVRSVDPRTLIDDPYAVYAELRTAGPVHRITGTDGKPAWLVTRYEDVRRALGDPRLALDRRHALPGNYTGFNLPPALDANLLNMDPPDHTRVRRLVARAFTPGRVEKLRAPVRTLAHTLLDAVEPDGRADLVAAYAAPLPITVICDLLGVPAADRPDFRSWTDTLITPDPARPEAAKQAVGAMLRFYTGLIADKRATPGDDLISDLIAARDEDGDRLTEDELTSLAFLILFAGYENTVHLIGNSVLALLDHPDVLARLRAEPALLAPAVDELARFDGPAPLAIRRFPVEDLDIDGVTVPAGETVLLSLASANRDPARFDAPDTPHPASGGSGHLALGHGVHYCLGAPLARMETETALAVLLERLPGLRLDVPRADLRHRPTIRARGLLTLPVTW
- a CDS encoding NAD(P)/FAD-dependent oxidoreductase; this encodes MRPHGNGRHLVVVGASLAGSRAVRALRSRGFGGTITVVGAERRPPYDRPPLSKGALTAAVAPDGPPPPLPLPLPLPLPEGPDVRLLLGRRATRLDPAARLLHLADDEAVRYDGLLVATGATARTWPPGPEPLPPTVLTLRTWEDALAVRARLAPGRRLVVVGAGFLGGEIAASARARGAHVTLVEAEPQPLHRAIGAEAGGYVAALHRRAGVELRTGTVVTGFRTGREGALSAVELSDGAVVPADTAVLALGARPATEWLSGSGAALAHGVRCDAYLRVLDGDGRPLPGVVAAGDVARVPHPLADGEEIQLGHWTNAVEQALTAAYTLIHPEAPRPFAGVPSFWSDLYGTSLRSVGLPARGEARVHELDLEAGRLEVTYHRDGRLVGALTTGRPGRLAAHRATLARRLHTAGAGPAR
- a CDS encoding CGNR zinc finger domain-containing protein, with product MPDTPDPRPLTGEPLAVDLLNTRWIDGGTPHDLLTGVDGLAVWLADPSVSRALGGQPVPATPDTLDGLRAARAALAAVIDTPSPDDAARDALNAVLAHGRVRRTLEPNGPRSRVEVDDASWYPAWLAADNYLHLVTEHPERLRACANDACVLHFYDVSRNGTRRWCSMAGCGNRAKAHRHHTRHRAG
- a CDS encoding pyridoxamine 5'-phosphate oxidase family protein; protein product: MATYHRGEAAAQQRAGLTGQAALSLAAIGTEVPPVAERFLEQQPMIVVGAADGDGRLWASPLTGAPGFLTVPAPGSLSVDALPLAEDPLAEVLTDPARRGPDAVPVGMIALEPATRRRMRVNGRAEARPGGLRVALDQVIANCPKYLQKRTHRLLDPAERKAADTGRRVTHGTALTDAQQRTVKLADTFFVATASDRGDADASHRGGRPGFVRVLGPTLLRWPDYVGNAMLLTLGNLEVNPAAGLLFPGWEDGSALHLSGTARTVWDAAGSADVPGAQRMVEFSVTQVREITAASPLRWSDPEYSRFNPPAR
- a CDS encoding FAD-dependent oxidoreductase, yielding MSPLTPEQPVVVVGAGPTGLTLACELAAAGVPCTVLERRAAPADGRRSVALYSRTMEVLHLRGHAEELAAAGRPVRRMAVGTAPALDFGVLDSPYPYVNVVPQSTTEEVLARRAADLGVTVQREAEVTELRQDGDGVTLRVRAPGREWEERAEYVVGCDGAHSAVREVSGLTLRGHTYAMAPLLADVHLRRPLPREVLVLPGRGGVVVSVPYADGSYRLAVARPDHGWRPQAATLVELRAALAATLDHDPEPYDARWLARFKVHQRIVDRYRTGRVLLAGDAAHLHSPLGGQGLNLGIQDAVNLGWKLAARVRGWAPPGLLDSYEAERRPHAEAVLRATDRATRLATGTSLAERTARSAALAGLRSSRRRHTAARLLAGLHTDHTSRPGPGTRLPHCTLPLPGAAPVRADELMRDGRFLLLDLTADGAAAAAAEPWGGRVCVVHTGGPCAELPGLGAALVRPDAHLAWTSARPGPDAVTDALRHHCGPTPLPGTSPHPTSTPGRGAVTR
- a CDS encoding alpha/beta hydrolase; this translates as MEVHRRTMWRKAPDGSGYRVRRSFPSRPPNATVLLAGPSAVTTLDGDGTDARLLARLTDGLVAAGAQVLACDMPARAPGRLVDEDDERARVERLEGLLRAHRHVATGPVSLVGFSVSGLAVLRLLESGRVPRLDRVLLVGTMLDEEAFIDTRVDSVDLVYGSLDLVGYLTDGQAERPGSLPPAVLGPEMYGEWSARRVVGRHPLTVRVQLLEGLGHTLQPLVPGPVRDPVAALTEWTVRPSG
- a CDS encoding VOC family protein encodes the protein MSRASNLQTGHVGLNVTDMNRSLGFYRQVFGFDVLAEGKEDGRRWAFLGRGEHLMVTLWQQSEGVFATDRPGLHHLSFQVDTVEEVRATERTLRELGAAFRYDGVVPHGENATSGGIFFTDPDGTRLEVYAPTGADPADAPTAGAPTCGFF
- a CDS encoding ferredoxin codes for the protein MRITVDLDRCESHGQCVFAAPEIFAFDDDRIVHDAAPPESLRERAETAAALCPLRAVTVTDAE